In Helianthus annuus cultivar XRQ/B chromosome 8, HanXRQr2.0-SUNRISE, whole genome shotgun sequence, a single genomic region encodes these proteins:
- the LOC110871797 gene encoding NAC domain-containing protein 83 isoform X2, whose amino-acid sequence MKKTLVFYKGKPPHGSRTDWIMHEYRLATPQPKNPTQGMDGIISDCKSLKSKLVFYDFMSASKKRRTDLNLTPVSSSSGSSGITDDAGSCDEHEENSHNLDDVKNLRKQSS is encoded by the exons ATGAAGAAAACACTCGTATTTTACAAAGGAAAACCCCCACACGGGTCACGAACCGATTGGATCATGCATGAGTACAGACTCGCAACCCCTCAACCCAAGAACCCGACTCAG GGTATGGA TGGGATAATTAGCGATTGTAAATCTTTAAAATCAAAGCTAGTTTTCTACGATTTCATGTCTGCGAGTAAGAAGAGAAGAACTGATTTGAATTTGACACCGGTTTCATCATCTTCGGGTTCGAGCGGGATCACGGATGATGCCGGTTCTTGTGATGAGCATGAAGAGAATAGCCATAACCTGGATGATGTTAAGAATTTAAGGAAACAATCGTCATAA
- the LOC110871797 gene encoding NAC domain-containing protein 83 isoform X1 — protein sequence MKKTLVFYKGKPPHGSRTDWIMHEYRLATPQPKNPTQGMENWVICKIFLKKRGSKVSKYDEETIGIISDCKSLKSKLVFYDFMSASKKRRTDLNLTPVSSSSGSSGITDDAGSCDEHEENSHNLDDVKNLRKQSS from the exons ATGAAGAAAACACTCGTATTTTACAAAGGAAAACCCCCACACGGGTCACGAACCGATTGGATCATGCATGAGTACAGACTCGCAACCCCTCAACCCAAGAACCCGACTCAG GGTATGGAAAATTGGGTTATTTGCAAAATTTTCTTGAAGAAAAGAGGAAGTAAAGTTAGCAAGTACGATGAAGAGACAATTGGGATAATTAGCGATTGTAAATCTTTAAAATCAAAGCTAGTTTTCTACGATTTCATGTCTGCGAGTAAGAAGAGAAGAACTGATTTGAATTTGACACCGGTTTCATCATCTTCGGGTTCGAGCGGGATCACGGATGATGCCGGTTCTTGTGATGAGCATGAAGAGAATAGCCATAACCTGGATGATGTTAAGAATTTAAGGAAACAATCGTCATAA